A window from Zingiber officinale cultivar Zhangliang chromosome 7A, Zo_v1.1, whole genome shotgun sequence encodes these proteins:
- the LOC122003066 gene encoding fructokinase-1-like, with protein sequence MAIVNGAAGGGLIVSFGEMLIDFVPTESGVSLAEATAFLKAPGGAPANVAIAVTRLGRRSAFVGKLGDDEFGRMLAAILRDNGVSDAGVVFDSGARTALAFVTLRADGEREFMFYRNPSADMLLTEAELNVDLIRKASIFHYGSISLISEPCRSAHLKAMELAKNAGALMSFDPNLRLMLWPSPEEARKQILSIWNQADIAKVSEVELAFLTGHDSVEDEVAMELWHPNLKLLLVTLGDQGCKYYTKDFRGLVGSFAIEQVDSTGAGDAFVGGLLRGIEEDRSALQDEKKLREVLNFANACGAITATKKGAIPSLPNVSEVMQFLKQA encoded by the exons ATGGCCATCGTCAACGGCGCAGCTGGCGGCGGCCTCATAGTGAGCTTCGGCGAGATGCTCATCGACTTCGTGCCGACCGAGTCCGGCGTCTCTCTGGCGGAGGCCACGGCGTTCCTGAAGGCCCCCGGCGGCGCGCCGGCTAACGTGGCCATCGCCGTCACGCGCCTCGGGAGGCGGAGCGCCTTCGTGGGAAAGCTCGGGGACGACGAGTTCGGCCGCATGCTCGCCGCCATCCTCCGCGACAACGGCGTCTCCGACGCGGGCGTCGTCTTCGACTCCGGCGCACGCACCGCCTTGGCCTTTGTCACCCTCCGCGCCGACGGGGAGCGGGAGTTCATGTTCTATAGGAACCCTAGCGCGGACATGCTGCTCACGGAGGCCGAGCTTAATGTGGATCTCATCAGAAAA GCTTCAATCTTTCACTATGGATCAATTAGTTTGATTTCGGAGCCATGCCGATCGGCTCATCTTAAGGCTATGGAGTTGGCCAAGAATGCTGGCGCTCTCATGTCCTTCGATCCAAACCTCCGGTTGATGCTCTGGCCGTCGCCGGAGGAAGCTCGCAAGCAGATCCTCAGCATCTGGAACCAGGCCGACATTGCCAAGGTCAGCGAAGTTGAGCTCGCATTCTTAACCGGCCATGATTCCGTTGAAGATGAAGTTGCCATGGAACTCTGGCACCCTAATCTGAAGCTGCTGCTTGTAACCCTTGGGGACCAAGGATGCAAGTACTACACCAAG GATTTTCGAGGACTAGTTGGATCATTTGCCATCGAGCAGGTGGATTCAACAGGCGCAGGCGATGCATTTGTTGGTGGGCTGCTCCGAGGAATTGAAGAAGACCGGTCGGCTTTGCAG GATGAGAAGAAACTGAGGGAGGTGCTAAATTTCGCCAATGCATGCGGCGCAATCACTGCTACCAAGAAGGGGGCAATCCCTTCATTGCCAAATGTATCTGAAGTCATGCAATTCCTCAAGCAGGCATAG
- the LOC122000583 gene encoding BTB/POZ domain-containing protein At1g21780-like, with protein sequence MAGIENNTRNKVKAISPLAQWKVDNLRFDNYRRSGTFKIGIWNWCLTVWNNYSVLSIRLIYEPNFITEDKHPFAQIVINANCTGSTNYHYRSTVYKHFSLTEKKVIWHIEFVSASSVTMLVEFVDLKISTSNDASQSSIRPDDSLLLDRLRTISRMFQESMYTDITIKTLDGSLRAHKAVLASSSPVFKCMFLHDLKEKQSSIIKIEDMSTDVCSALLAYMYGTIKQQDLEKHCFPLLAAADKYYLQDLRKCCEKMLLEDINSSNVFERLQAAWLYKLDRLKEDCFKYLSDFNKLHDMKEQLHDFYFHADRELLLEVFKKTISAKKP encoded by the exons ATGGCCGGCATCGAAAATAATACCAGAAACAAAGTGAAAGCCATATCGCCGCTGGCGCAATGGAAAGTCGATAACCTCAGATTCGACAACTATCGTCGCTCCGGTACTTTCAAGATCGGGATCTGGAACTG GTGTTTGACCGTCTGGAACAATTATTCTGTATTGTCCATCCGGCTCATCTACGAGCCCAATTTCATCACGGAAGATAAACACCCTTTCGCCCAAATCGTCATCAACGCCAACTGCACTGGTTCCACGAATTATCACTATAGGTCCACTG TATATAAGCATTTCTCCCTGACTGAAAAAAAGGTGATTTGGCATATAGAATTTGTTTCTGCCTCGAGTGTTACAATGTTAGTTGAATTTGTGGATTTGAAGATATCTACCTCAAAT GATGCTTCACAATCTTCAATACGGCCGGATGACAGCTTGCTTCTGGATCGTTTACGAACCATCTCTCGTATGTTTCAAGAGAGCATGTATACCGATATTACAATCAAAACTTTGGATGGTTCCTTGAGAGCTCACAAAGCTGTGCTTGCTTCAAGTTCCCCCGTTTTCAAGTGCATGTTTTTGCATGATCTTAAGGAGAAACAATCATCCATAATAAAAATAGAGGACATGTCGACGGATGTATGCTCGGCTCTTCTTGCATACATGTATGGGACTATCAAACAACAAGATTTGGAGAAGCATTGCTTCCCGTTGCTGGCTGCTGCAGACAAGTATTATTTGCAAGACCTTAGAAAGTGTTGCGAGAAAATGCTTTTGGAAGATATCAATTCCAGTAATGTCTTTGAGAGACTTCAAGCAGCATGGCTGTATAAGCTGGACAGATTAAAGGAGGACTGCTTCAAATACTTGTCTGATTTCAATAAGTTACACGATATGAAAGAGCAGCTGCATGATTTCTATTTCCATGCTGATAGAGAACTACTTCTGGAAGTCTTCAAAAAAACCATTAGTGCTAAGAAGCCTTGA
- the LOC122000584 gene encoding BTB/POZ domain-containing protein At1g21780-like, translating into MAGSENNAGNKVKVISPLAQWRVKSLGAHDYRRSDDFMIGSWNWCLSVKNNNSVLSIRLISKPSCITEDKYSIAKILIRAHCTGSTNSTNCHYAECKSPLSLAFLHYIKFPGTTQSSSSSMKSTSISCDKK; encoded by the exons ATGGCCGGCAGCGAAAATAATGCCGGCAACAAAGTGAAAGTCATATCGCCGCTGGCGCAATGGAGGGTCAAGAGCCTCGGGGCACACGACTACCGCCGCTCCGACGATTTCATGATTGGAAGCTGGAATTG GTGTTTATCCGTCAAGAATAATAATTCTGTATTGTCCATCCGGCTCATCTCCAAGCCCAGTTGCATCACTGAGGATAAATACTCCATCGCCAAGATCTTGATCCGGGCCCACTGCACTGGTTCCACGAATTCCACGAATTGTCACTATGCTGAATGTAAGTCCCCTCTGTCGTTGGCTTTTCTGCACTACATTAAATTTCCTGGAACTACACAATCTAGCAGTTCATCAATGAAATCCACCTCGATATCCTGTGACAAAAAGTGA
- the LOC121999807 gene encoding BTB/POZ domain-containing protein At1g21780-like, giving the protein MFVPAASDPRSSQRIYKKMFRTEKELLWRIERVHASCVTIDLEFLDLKISSTSNHVSIRPDDFDDFLLLDHSIKNTLRNISCMFQESIHADVTIETLDGSLRAHKAVLASSSPVFKSMFLHDFKEKQSSIIKIEDMSTDACSALLAYMYGAIKQDDFLKHCLPLLAAADKYDLQDLRNCCEEILLEDINSSSVFEKLRTARRYKLDKLTKGCLAYLFDFRRLPDVRGKLKDFFYDADRKLLQEVFEETVANWKRP; this is encoded by the exons ATGTTCGTCCCTGCCGCATCTGACCCCAGATCATCACAGAGAA TATATAAGAAGATGTTCCGGACTGAAAAGGAGTTACTTTGGCGAATCGAACGTGTTCATGCTTCGTGTGTTACAATTGATCTAGAATTTCTAGATTTGAAGATATCTTCTACCTCAAAT CATGTTTCAATTCGGCCGGATGACTTCGATGATTTCTTGCTTCTGGATCATTCAATCAAAAACACCTTACGTAACATCTCTTGCATGTTTCAAGAGAGCATTCATGCCGATGTCACAATCGAAACTTTGGATGGTTCCTTGAGAGCTCATAAAGCTGTGCTCGCTTCGAGTTCGCCGGTGTTCAAGAGTATGTTTTTGCACGATTTCAAGGAGAAGCAGTCGTCCATAATAAAAATAGAGGACATGTCGACGGATGCATGCTCGGCTCTTCTCGCGTACATGTACGGGGCCATCAAACAAGACGATTTCTTGAAGCACTGCCTCCCGCTGCTGGCGGCCGCAGACAAGTACGATTTGCAAGATCTTAGAAACTGCTGCGAGGAAATTCTCTTGGAAGACATCAATTCCAGCAGCGTCTTCGAGAAGCTTCGAACGGCACGGCGTTACAAGCTCGACAAGTTGACCAAGGGCTGCTTGGCATACCTGTTTGATTTCAGGAGGTTGCCTGATGTGAGAGGAAAATTGAAGGATTTCTTTTACGACGCCGATCGAAAACTACTGCAGGAAGTCTTCGAAGAAACCGTTGCTAATTGGAAGCGTCCCTAA
- the LOC122003067 gene encoding uncharacterized protein At3g49055-like, protein MAEEDPNAAVLSDVEDDDDPLPIVLQSSSAPSSASAAAEQRVRDLLAELEKERGARKAAEGTFGRLKSMAQDAIRKRDDALRERDEAVRRRDDALRDKDETARSAERAAAELADAVRLRDEANKNKDSIRSEMETAAQMLLSGIGKISSKVSGYKNFSASGGLSTSQKYTGLPSVAYGVIKRAHEISEELMKQIDAASKARDQARQQVEQRNYEIAIEVSQLEAAIVSLKDQVSQKNSEITNLENVVSERGTRIAEMESEISRLTQLGEDLDAKVKNLEMKLESQRPLIVDQLSYTSKAYEHISEIIKSVKNDNDPSEFSDSLFIWNEMDVGDNLRTSLDGTKSVYELAKVAAEKARVHSEENRTEIDKLNEKVMGLLAEKQHIGTLLRSALSSKTNEVRHVAEEGLREAGIDLRLDHLDEQESDQSGENEVYILAGALGTTVKESQTRIVELQHLVEALRAESGLLKARLDAQTKEIAELKHHIKELEEKERMANENVEGLMMDITAAEEEISRWKAAAEQEAAAGRAVEQEFQLQLSALRKELEEARQGAVESDNKLKFKEETAAAAMAARDAAEKSLKLADMRSTRLRERLEELTRQLEESENQDNFQSRNSYRYVCWPWQWLGLNAVRYDQNDVRQGNNEMELSEPLMLDTS, encoded by the exons ATGGCCGAGGAAGATCCCAACGCCGCCGTCCTCAGCGATGTCGAAGACGACGACGATCCACTCCCCATCGTCCTGCAATCTTCCTCTGCCCCTTCTTCCGCTTCCGCGGCCGCTGAGCAGCGCGTCAGAGACCTTCTCGCCGAGCTCGAGAAGGAACGGGGGGCCCGGAAGGCCGCCGAGGGCACCTTCGGCCGCCTCAAATCCATGGCCCAAGACGCCATCCGGAAGCGAGATGATGCGCTCCGCGAAAGGGACGAGGCTGTCAGGCGGCGAGACGACGCCCTCCGTGACAAGGACGAGACCGCGCGATCCGCGGAACGCGCCGCCGCGGAGCTCGCTGATGCGGTTCGACTCAGGGATGAGGCCAACAAGAACAAGGATTCGATACGGTCCGAGATGGAGACTGCCGCTCAGATGCTCCTTTCCGGAATCGGTAAGATCTCCAGCAAGGTGAGCGGGTACAAGAACTTCTCCGCCTCCGGTGGCCTCTCGACTTCCCAGAAGTACACCGGGCTGCCCTCGGTGGCCTATGGCGTCATCAAGCGGGCGCATGAGATCTCCGAGGAGCTTATGAAGCAGATTGACGCAGCCTCGAAGGCCAGGGATCAGGCCAGGCAACAGGTTGAACAGCGGAATTACGAGATTGCAATAGAGGTGTCGCAGCTTGAGGCTGCAATTGTGAGTCTCAAAGATCAAGTCTCACAGAAGAACTCGGAGATTACAAACCTGGAGAATGTAGTCTCTGAAAGGGGGACAAGGATCGCAGAGATGGAGAGTGAGATATCCAGACTGACACAGCTTGGTGAGGATCTCGATGCTAAAGTCAAGAATTTGGAAATGAAATTAGAATCTCAGAGACCATTGATTGTTGATCAATTAAGTTACACATCGAAGGCCTATGAACATATTTCAGAGATTATTAAGAGTGTCAAGAATGATAATGATCCATCTGAGTTTTCAGATTCATTGTTCATTTGGAATGAAATGGACGTTGGTGATAATTTACGCACTTCGTTGGATGGGACTAAGTCTGTTTATGAACTGGCTAAGGTCGCAGCGGAGAAAGCAAGGGTTCACTCCGAGGAAAATAGGACTGAAATTGACAAGTTGAATGAGAAGGTCATGGGACTCTTGGCAGAGAAGCAACATATTGGGACTTTGCTCAGGAGTGCATTGTCATCAAAGACAAATGAAGTGCGACATGTAGCAGAGGAGGGTCTTAGAGAAGCTGGGATAGATTTGAGATTGGACCATCTTGACGAGCAAGAGTCAGATCAAAGTGGGGAAAATGAAGTGTACATCTTG GCAGGTGCATTGGGAACTACAGTCAAGGAATCACAAACAAGGATTGTTGAGCTGCAGCACTTGGTGGAAGCACTCAG GGCAGAGTCTGGTCTACTGAAAGCTCGTTTGGATGCACAAACAAAAGAGATTGCTGAGCTAAAGCATCATATAAAGGAGCTTGAGGAGAAGGAACGGATGGCAAATGAGAAT GTCGAGGGACTCATGATGGACATCACAGCTGCAGAAGAAGAAATTTCAAGATGGAAAGCCGCTGCAGAACAAGAAGCAGCAGCAGGCAGAGCAGTTGAACAGGAATTTCAGTTACAG TTGTCAGCTCTCAGAAAGGAACTGGAAGAGGCAAGGCAAGGAGCCGTAGAGTCAGATAACAAGCTGAAGTTCAAAGAAGAGACTGCAGCCGCCGCAATGGCTGCCAGAGACGCAGCCGAGAAATCCTTGAAGTTAGCCGACATGAGATCTACGAGGCTGCGTGAGAGGCTCGAGGAACTTACTCGGCAGCTCGAGGAATCCGAAAACCAAGACAATTTCCAGAGCAGAAACAGTTATCGATATGTATGCTGGCCGTGGCAATGGCTGGGCTTGAATGCTGTAAGATACGATCAAAATGATGTACGACAAGGTAACAACGAGATGGAATTGTCGGAGCCCCTAATGCTGGATACATCATGA
- the LOC122003068 gene encoding 28 kDa ribonucleoprotein, chloroplastic-like: protein MAAAARIFNSISMAEALLPSLPTAPFSSKPPFPLLPLSRSSKPFPFLHLSRSPSPLFLKKSPPFLLLVAKTSDWARQDEDTEVDDGEFGYDEAGSEASDGIEEYEGDEEQTLEGGLVAEADGEFVEEERYAEPPEEAKLYVGNLPYDVDSEGLAQLFEKAGVVEVAEVIYNRQTDQSRGFGFVTMSTVEEADKAVELLHRFEINGRLLTVNKASPRGTRVERTPRTFEPSSLRIYVGNLPWQVDDARLEQIFSEHGKVVEARVLYDRESGRSRGFGFVKMESQAEMEDAIAALDGQSLDGRAIRVNVAEERPPRRAF, encoded by the exons ATGGCGGCCGCCGCGAGGATCTTCAACTCCATATCCATGGCGGAGGCCCTTCTCCCCTCCCTCCCCACTGCTCCCTTCTCCTCCAAgccccccttccctctcctcccaTTGTCTCGCTCCTCCAAGCCCTTCCCCTTCCTCCACCTCTCCCGCTCCCCTTCGCCTTTGTTCCTCAAAAAGAGCCCTCCCTTTCTCCTACTTGTCGCGAAGACCTCCGACTGGGCTCGCCAAGACGAAGATACCGAGGTGGATGACGGTGAGTTCGGGTACGATGAAGCAGGGTCGGAAGCCTCTGATGGGATCGAGGAGTACGAGGGAGATGAGGAGCAGACTTTGGAGGGCGGGTTAGTCGCCGAGGCAGACGGCGAGTTTGTCGAAGAGGAGAGGTATGCCGAGCCGCCTGAGGAAGCTAAGCTCTACGTTGGCAACCTCCCTTACGATGTGGACAGTGAGGGATTGGCTCAGCTCTTCGAGAAGGCCGGCGTTGTCGAGGTCGCTGAG GTGATTTACAatcgccagaccgatcagagccgtGGATTTGGGTTCGTGACAATGAGCACTGTTGAAGAAGCAGACAAAGCAGTTGAACTGCTCCATCGATTT GAAATTAATGGCCGGCTTTTAACTGTGAACAAAGCATCGCCCAGGGGCACTCGTGTGGAGAGAACTCCACGTacttttgagccttcttcccttaGAATCTACGTCGGGAATCTGCCATGGCAAGTTGATGATGCGCGTCTGGAGCAAATATTCAGTGAGCATGGTAAAGTTGTGGAAGCAAGGGTGTTGTATGATAGAGAGTCTGGACGCTCACGTGGATTTGGCTTTGTGAAGATGGAATCACAGGCCGAAATGGAAGATGCAATTGCCGCACTTGATGGACAG AGCTTGGATGGTCGAGCAATACGCGTGAACGTTGCAGAGGAGAGGCCACCACGACGTGCTTTTTGA